A single genomic interval of Parvularcula marina harbors:
- a CDS encoding carbon-nitrogen hydrolase family protein, whose protein sequence is MALEIIRPSDQGTIREKGRLTVALAQIAPVWLDRDATLEKVAACAGQAASEGAQLVCFGESLVPGYPFWVERTDGAQFESDVQKEWYAHYLDHGVEIESGHLEPLCAMARDAKMAVYLGVMERAADRGGHTLYASLVYIGEDGEIKSVHRKLMPTYEERLVWGAGDGNGLRVHKLGAFTAGGLNCWENWLPLARASLYAQGEDLHVAVWPGGLHNTEQLTPMIAREGRGYALSVSGLMSGADVPQLNLPDIGKLNDAGQLANGASCIADPDGNWVIPPVLDKEALLVADLDHAHVRRAHLTLDVVGHYSRPDVFDLHVNRRRQSTVTFKE, encoded by the coding sequence ATGGCGCTTGAAATCATCCGCCCGTCTGATCAGGGCACGATCCGGGAAAAAGGCAGGCTGACCGTTGCGCTGGCGCAGATTGCGCCGGTCTGGCTTGATCGTGATGCAACCCTGGAGAAAGTCGCAGCTTGCGCCGGGCAGGCCGCCAGTGAAGGCGCGCAGCTTGTCTGTTTCGGAGAATCCCTCGTGCCGGGCTACCCTTTCTGGGTCGAGCGGACCGATGGCGCCCAGTTCGAAAGTGACGTCCAGAAAGAGTGGTATGCGCATTATCTCGATCATGGTGTCGAGATCGAAAGCGGGCATCTTGAGCCGCTCTGCGCCATGGCGCGTGACGCGAAAATGGCGGTCTATCTTGGGGTGATGGAGCGGGCAGCCGATCGCGGCGGCCATACGCTTTACGCCAGCCTTGTCTATATCGGCGAGGATGGAGAGATTAAATCAGTGCACCGCAAGTTGATGCCAACCTATGAGGAACGGCTTGTCTGGGGCGCTGGCGATGGGAATGGGTTGCGCGTCCACAAGCTTGGCGCTTTCACCGCAGGTGGTCTTAATTGCTGGGAGAACTGGCTGCCGCTCGCACGGGCCAGTCTTTATGCGCAAGGCGAGGACCTGCACGTCGCCGTATGGCCGGGTGGTCTTCATAATACGGAGCAACTGACGCCGATGATCGCGCGGGAAGGGCGGGGATATGCTCTTTCTGTCTCTGGTCTGATGTCAGGCGCGGATGTGCCGCAACTCAACCTGCCGGATATCGGCAAGCTCAATGATGCAGGCCAACTTGCGAATGGCGCAAGCTGCATTGCGGATCCTGACGGCAATTGGGTCATTCCGCCGGTGCTCGATAAGGAGGCTCTGCTTGTTGCGGATCTCGATCACGCCCATGTCCGGCGGGCGCATCTGACGCTGGATGTGGTGGGGCATTATTCGCGTCCGGATGTTTTTGACCTTCACGTCAACAGACGACGGCAATCGACCGTCACCTTCAAGGAATAG
- the lysA gene encoding diaminopimelate decarboxylase produces the protein MDHFTYRDGVLHAEDVPLPLIADEVGTPFYVYAAATLRRHYRVFAEGFAGSGALVAFAVKALSNIAVLSLLGKEGAGADIVSGGELFRALKAGIPADRIVFSGVGKTRAEMKAALEAGILQFNVESEAELRQLAGVAEEMDVAAPLALRVNPDVDAGTDTRISTGRKNDKFGIPWDEAVRLYTEAAAHPSLAPRGIAMHIGSQITSLMPFEKAAGRGRDLVTALRGKGCEVASLDLGGGLGIPYRQDGEVPPLPSDYAAIIRRLTDDLGVQVIMEPGRLIAGNAGLFVTEVLLQKDQDGTQYVIVDGGMNDLMRPALYGSHHDVQEVAQSDAEPKSCHIAGPVCESTDVFLRDAALRDPKEGALLAFRGAGAYGATQSSQYNTRPLAPEVLVDGERFAIIRKRPSYEDMLSGEAVPSWL, from the coding sequence ATGGATCATTTCACCTATCGTGATGGCGTTCTTCATGCGGAGGATGTGCCGCTTCCCCTTATCGCTGATGAGGTGGGCACGCCGTTCTACGTCTATGCCGCGGCCACCTTGCGCCGCCATTACCGGGTTTTTGCCGAAGGCTTTGCGGGGTCAGGTGCGTTGGTCGCTTTTGCGGTCAAGGCGCTGTCGAATATCGCCGTCCTCTCGTTGCTGGGAAAAGAAGGCGCGGGCGCGGATATCGTATCGGGCGGAGAGCTCTTCCGTGCCCTGAAAGCCGGCATTCCGGCGGATCGGATCGTCTTTTCAGGTGTTGGCAAGACGCGCGCCGAGATGAAGGCGGCGCTCGAAGCCGGCATCCTGCAGTTCAATGTCGAGAGTGAGGCGGAGCTTCGCCAACTCGCCGGTGTGGCAGAGGAGATGGACGTTGCAGCTCCGCTGGCCCTGCGCGTTAATCCGGATGTCGATGCCGGGACAGACACGCGCATCTCGACGGGGCGTAAGAACGACAAGTTCGGTATCCCTTGGGATGAGGCTGTCCGTCTTTATACGGAAGCTGCGGCCCACCCCTCGCTCGCGCCGCGCGGGATTGCGATGCATATCGGCTCGCAGATCACCTCGCTGATGCCGTTCGAGAAGGCTGCAGGACGAGGCCGTGACCTTGTGACGGCGTTGCGCGGGAAGGGCTGTGAAGTAGCTTCCCTCGATCTGGGCGGCGGTCTTGGCATCCCCTACCGGCAGGATGGCGAAGTGCCGCCGCTGCCCTCTGATTATGCCGCGATCATTCGCCGCCTGACAGACGATCTGGGGGTGCAGGTGATCATGGAGCCCGGCCGGCTGATCGCCGGGAATGCGGGTCTCTTCGTCACAGAGGTCTTGCTCCAGAAAGATCAGGACGGAACGCAATATGTCATCGTCGATGGCGGCATGAACGATCTGATGCGCCCGGCGCTTTATGGCTCTCACCATGACGTGCAGGAAGTTGCGCAATCGGATGCGGAGCCAAAATCCTGCCATATTGCCGGGCCAGTCTGTGAGTCGACGGACGTTTTCCTGCGCGATGCCGCGTTGCGTGACCCAAAGGAAGGCGCGTTGCTCGCGTTCCGTGGTGCAGGTGCCTATGGCGCGACGCAGAGTTCGCAATACAACACTCGGCCACTGGCCCCGGAAGTGCTCGTCGATGGAGAGCGGTTTGCCATTATCCGTAAACGTCCCAGCTATGAGGACATGCTGTCCGGAGAGGCTGTGCCGTCCTGGCTTTGA
- the lptM gene encoding LPS translocon maturation chaperone LptM — translation MSRIIFALLILVSAFSLSACGRKAPLDTPPPPGNQDQSFTR, via the coding sequence ATGTCCCGGATTATCTTCGCCCTGCTCATCCTCGTCTCCGCCTTTTCGCTGAGTGCCTGCGGGCGCAAGGCGCCGCTCGACACACCGCCGCCTCCTGGCAATCAGGATCAGTCCTTCACGCGGTAG
- a CDS encoding RNA pyrophosphohydrolase, with protein MKELPDLDQYRPNVGICLLNRKGEVWLGKRVASSAVQRAYKYRWQMPQGGVDPGESIEDAAVRELQEESGVSSTRLLVTTPGWLVYDFPSDYKAKKRDRWRGQKQKWALMLFEGDDDEVNLDSHQPAEFCEWRWAPLEEVPDLVVPFKRDVYKSLVRAFSPLADYIASGNR; from the coding sequence ATGAAAGAACTACCCGACCTTGATCAGTACCGTCCCAATGTCGGGATATGTTTGTTGAACCGCAAAGGCGAAGTCTGGCTGGGCAAGCGCGTTGCCTCCAGCGCCGTCCAGCGCGCCTATAAATATCGCTGGCAGATGCCGCAGGGCGGCGTTGATCCCGGCGAGTCGATTGAAGATGCGGCTGTCCGCGAGCTGCAGGAAGAAAGCGGCGTCAGCTCGACGCGTCTTCTGGTCACGACGCCGGGCTGGCTCGTTTATGACTTTCCTTCCGACTACAAAGCAAAGAAGCGCGACCGCTGGCGCGGGCAAAAACAGAAATGGGCGCTCATGCTGTTCGAAGGTGATGATGACGAGGTGAACCTCGATTCTCATCAGCCGGCGGAGTTCTGTGAGTGGCGCTGGGCGCCGCTAGAGGAGGTTCCTGACCTCGTCGTGCCGTTCAAGCGGGATGTCTACAAATCGCTTGTGCGGGCCTTCTCGCCGCTTGCGGATTATATCGCTTCCGGCAATCGCTAA
- a CDS encoding divergent polysaccharide deacetylase family protein, whose translation MRKKRNFGLSRLKMAWLGLGVVLLAGAVFVWLSPEPVDEPDLVVDLPLEPERYAGAPQGVEPGQPVVMVEDEGAATGPKVITVPDDIEAGPTGVTRTSELITTEEEQPDGTLRITIPETSGEAAAAARRKMATTALPALVGSSEYGLAPKIGSDGLTPFNAYRRPNVSGRDPQVAVMLSGLGLNAELTEQAINRLPPEVALSFAPYSKDVTALMEKAMAAGHEVAIELPMEEPGVSAEALGPAGLTIARRGEANGKRLGWLLARAPAYPLATNYLGTSFGKDEAAISEVMSVLKSRGLGYIDDTGLGAQAAIEQGVPYGRVNVIVPRGSGLAEQGLSQLKASASSGRPVLARLYISADAIRAIETWADGLEKEGFDLVPASAVANGPS comes from the coding sequence ATGCGAAAGAAGAGAAATTTCGGCCTTTCCCGCCTGAAAATGGCGTGGCTGGGGCTGGGGGTGGTCCTGCTTGCGGGCGCAGTATTTGTCTGGCTGTCGCCGGAACCGGTCGATGAACCCGATCTGGTCGTTGATTTGCCGTTAGAGCCTGAGCGCTATGCGGGCGCGCCGCAGGGTGTTGAGCCGGGACAGCCTGTTGTCATGGTCGAGGATGAAGGGGCCGCTACCGGGCCCAAGGTCATCACTGTGCCGGACGATATTGAGGCGGGCCCGACGGGCGTCACCCGGACCAGCGAGCTGATCACGACCGAGGAAGAGCAGCCCGATGGCACGCTGCGGATCACCATTCCAGAAACCAGTGGAGAGGCGGCTGCAGCTGCGCGGCGCAAGATGGCGACCACAGCGCTACCCGCACTGGTCGGCTCGAGCGAATATGGATTAGCGCCGAAAATCGGTTCTGACGGGCTGACGCCTTTCAACGCATATCGGCGGCCAAACGTGTCGGGCCGCGATCCGCAGGTGGCGGTCATGCTCAGCGGGCTGGGGCTTAATGCCGAGCTGACTGAGCAGGCGATCAACCGTCTGCCCCCGGAAGTTGCGCTCAGTTTTGCACCCTATTCCAAAGACGTCACGGCACTGATGGAAAAGGCGATGGCGGCAGGGCATGAGGTCGCCATCGAGCTGCCCATGGAAGAGCCGGGCGTCAGTGCTGAAGCGCTGGGGCCAGCGGGCCTGACGATTGCGCGGCGGGGCGAGGCGAATGGCAAGCGGCTTGGCTGGCTGCTCGCGCGGGCGCCGGCCTATCCGCTGGCGACGAATTATCTGGGCACGTCTTTTGGTAAAGATGAGGCCGCGATCAGTGAAGTCATGTCCGTCCTCAAATCAAGAGGGCTTGGTTATATTGATGACACTGGGCTCGGCGCGCAGGCCGCGATCGAGCAAGGTGTTCCTTATGGCCGGGTCAATGTAATCGTGCCGCGCGGCAGCGGCCTTGCCGAGCAGGGGCTCTCCCAGCTCAAAGCCTCGGCGAGCAGTGGAAGGCCTGTGCTCGCCCGGCTCTATATTTCAGCCGATGCCATTCGCGCCATTGAGACGTGGGCGGATGGCCTTGAAAAAGAGGGCTTTGACCTTGTTCCCGCTTCTGCGGTAGCTAATGGACCGTCATGA
- a CDS encoding AMP-binding protein — MVNDNAPAKKAAPTPEELAQAAEEKERATAEGRLKDEARRTRKKIWSQSRATVIGKVLETKARVGGSKVAFIDPEGKETTYKDVARGAFALGNALRKRTKRGENVGVLMPTSPAGVITILALHIDGRVPTMINFTAGESAILSGLETAEVKLVLTSRKFVEVGGYDDLVEAIKKKCEIAYLEDIKENLTAIDKLRAALGEKFPSFMRRPNSPDAPAVILFTSGTEGKPKGVVLSHQNLVANVEQVRNHVILEDTDIFINPLPIFHSYGLTGGQFYPLIDGLTCIPYPSPLHVKIIPEVIRRYGATILFATDTFLQRYLKNAKDGALSTLRYAVCGAEKVRDETRALARKKFGFNVLEGYGATECAPVIAVNQPGDIRPGTVGKLLPGVESRVDAVEGLSEGGRLFVRGPNVMLGYLDPDHPGELLAPDEGWHDTGDIVHIDGGGYMSIRGRQKRFAKISGEMVSLAVVENCAGVVWPDSLHAAVILPDDKKGEQIVLLTEEPSPKPETLKDWARNHGVPELAVPKRVLHVPDIPVLGTGKVDYVRLNAMAEDLIATAEAEKAAAE; from the coding sequence ATGGTGAATGACAACGCCCCGGCGAAAAAAGCCGCCCCGACCCCTGAAGAACTCGCCCAGGCGGCTGAGGAAAAGGAACGGGCGACCGCCGAAGGCCGCCTGAAGGACGAGGCGCGCCGGACCCGCAAGAAAATCTGGTCGCAATCGCGCGCGACCGTCATCGGCAAGGTGCTGGAGACCAAGGCGCGTGTCGGCGGCAGCAAGGTCGCCTTCATCGATCCGGAAGGCAAAGAGACAACCTATAAGGATGTCGCGCGCGGCGCTTTCGCGCTCGGCAACGCCCTGCGCAAACGCACCAAGCGCGGCGAGAATGTCGGCGTCCTGATGCCGACGAGCCCCGCGGGCGTGATCACCATCCTCGCCCTTCATATCGACGGCCGCGTGCCGACCATGATCAATTTCACGGCTGGCGAATCGGCGATCCTCTCTGGTCTTGAGACGGCGGAAGTGAAGCTCGTTCTCACCTCACGGAAATTCGTTGAGGTCGGCGGCTATGATGACCTCGTCGAGGCGATCAAGAAGAAATGCGAGATCGCCTATCTTGAGGACATCAAGGAAAACCTGACCGCCATCGACAAGCTGCGTGCCGCGCTGGGGGAGAAATTCCCCTCCTTCATGCGCCGCCCGAATTCCCCCGATGCGCCTGCCGTCATCCTCTTTACATCGGGTACGGAAGGAAAACCCAAGGGCGTTGTTCTCTCGCACCAGAACCTCGTCGCCAATGTCGAGCAGGTGCGCAATCACGTCATTCTTGAAGACACCGACATATTCATCAACCCGCTGCCGATCTTCCACTCCTATGGCCTGACGGGAGGGCAGTTCTATCCGCTGATTGATGGGCTGACCTGCATCCCTTACCCCTCACCGCTGCATGTGAAGATTATCCCGGAAGTCATCCGGCGCTATGGGGCAACGATCCTCTTTGCGACCGACACCTTCCTTCAGCGCTATTTGAAAAACGCCAAGGATGGCGCGCTTTCAACCCTTCGTTATGCCGTATGCGGCGCAGAAAAGGTACGCGATGAAACCCGCGCGCTTGCCCGCAAGAAATTCGGCTTCAACGTGCTTGAGGGCTATGGCGCCACCGAATGCGCGCCGGTTATCGCGGTCAACCAGCCGGGCGATATCCGTCCGGGCACGGTCGGCAAGCTCCTGCCCGGCGTTGAATCCCGCGTCGATGCTGTTGAGGGCCTGTCCGAAGGCGGACGGCTTTTTGTCCGGGGCCCGAACGTCATGCTCGGCTATCTTGACCCGGACCATCCCGGTGAGCTGCTCGCCCCTGATGAAGGCTGGCACGACACGGGCGACATCGTTCATATCGATGGCGGCGGCTATATGTCGATCCGTGGGCGGCAGAAACGCTTTGCCAAGATCTCTGGCGAGATGGTCAGCCTGGCCGTGGTCGAGAACTGCGCCGGGGTCGTCTGGCCGGACAGCCTCCATGCTGCCGTCATCCTGCCCGATGACAAGAAAGGCGAGCAGATCGTCCTTCTGACCGAAGAACCCTCACCGAAGCCCGAAACGCTCAAAGACTGGGCACGCAATCACGGCGTGCCGGAACTCGCCGTGCCCAAACGGGTCCTGCATGTGCCGGACATCCCGGTCCTCGGGACCGGCAAGGTCGATTATGTCAGGCTGAATGCCATGGCCGAGGATCTGATCGCCACGGCCGAAGCGGAAAAAGCGGCCGCCGAATAA
- a CDS encoding DUF4386 domain-containing protein, with the protein MSTMPFNDVAARRMARLAGLSYVLYSAAGIYITFGPIPSLSALGDENASPLLALMFRTGFLAEVVLYTFVCVSAAAMYMVLKSVGQGPALVAAFCRLIEGAMGATFIIFKYAVFITVVNPELTPGFSDDQRASLVSLLRDVYGSAIYFLLIPMAVGGVLFFSLFFRSRFIPRWLSAWGIFTYLVIGSVAATVILYPALEEKIMLFFLPGALFEWVAAFWLLFAGINTKHWMARSS; encoded by the coding sequence ATGTCCACAATGCCGTTCAACGATGTCGCCGCCCGCCGAATGGCCCGGCTCGCGGGGCTATCCTATGTCCTTTACAGTGCTGCGGGGATCTACATCACCTTCGGGCCGATCCCGTCGCTCAGTGCGCTAGGTGATGAGAATGCCTCGCCGCTGCTTGCGCTCATGTTCCGCACGGGATTTCTGGCCGAAGTGGTGCTCTACACCTTCGTCTGCGTCTCCGCCGCGGCAATGTATATGGTGCTGAAATCGGTGGGTCAGGGGCCGGCGCTGGTTGCGGCGTTCTGCCGGCTGATCGAAGGCGCGATGGGCGCGACCTTCATCATCTTCAAATATGCCGTGTTCATCACGGTGGTGAATCCGGAACTGACCCCCGGCTTCTCTGATGATCAGCGCGCGTCCCTCGTCTCGCTCCTGCGCGATGTCTATGGCTCGGCGATCTATTTCCTGCTCATCCCAATGGCGGTCGGCGGGGTCCTCTTTTTCTCGCTGTTCTTCCGGTCACGGTTCATTCCGCGCTGGCTCTCGGCCTGGGGGATTTTTACCTATCTGGTGATCGGGTCGGTCGCCGCGACGGTCATTCTCTATCCGGCGCTTGAAGAAAAGATCATGCTCTTCTTCCTGCCGGGTGCGCTCTTTGAATGGGTCGCCGCGTTCTGGCTGCTCTTTGCGGGGATCAACACAAAGCACTGGATGGCGAGGAGCTCTTGA
- a CDS encoding helix-turn-helix domain-containing protein, translating to MSDTFSTIAYAVASGSIGFAFAMAMANRGQRGDRVLYFRVVLIALLAHVLGQLLVLSGAYRIAPHLVGADLSVKAALGPAVFFYTRALISSEKRSFGGLDWIALLGPLLVILISLPFATLSAEEKLALADPATRNPAHYRIALFTCTGSLVIFLATTAVYLAAALHLQMRHRRQMMEQFANIERKSLDWLRNILFVFAGAWLFFAVKQAFWLSGVSIPAFNVTLAFSESLAIAAFAFLGLHQPALPLGRTGKAEEPARRPILSEERLSKTAGKLRAALNKDSLYADKGLSLRKLSDVTGITKNHISETLSQQLGVNFFDFVNSRRAEEAKRLLAETELTILEVGLEVGFNSRSTFNAAFKKHVGSPPSAYRESARNAGLHAAAKPEKSALRASE from the coding sequence ATGTCCGACACGTTCTCGACAATCGCCTACGCCGTCGCATCCGGATCAATCGGCTTTGCGTTCGCTATGGCGATGGCCAATCGGGGCCAGCGCGGCGATCGGGTCTTATATTTCCGTGTCGTGCTGATTGCGCTGCTTGCGCATGTGCTTGGCCAGTTGCTTGTGCTGTCCGGCGCTTACCGCATCGCGCCGCATCTTGTGGGGGCTGATCTGTCGGTCAAGGCAGCCTTGGGCCCGGCCGTCTTCTTCTATACGCGGGCCCTAATCTCATCTGAAAAGCGGTCCTTTGGCGGGCTCGACTGGATCGCGCTGCTCGGTCCTCTGCTCGTCATTCTCATCAGCCTGCCCTTCGCGACGCTGAGTGCGGAGGAAAAGCTCGCGCTCGCTGATCCGGCGACGCGAAATCCTGCGCATTACCGGATCGCGCTGTTCACCTGCACCGGATCTCTCGTCATTTTTCTTGCAACGACAGCCGTCTATCTTGCCGCTGCCCTGCATCTACAGATGCGCCACCGGCGACAGATGATGGAGCAGTTTGCGAATATCGAGCGCAAGTCGCTCGACTGGCTCCGCAACATCCTTTTCGTCTTTGCGGGCGCCTGGCTGTTCTTTGCCGTCAAGCAGGCCTTCTGGCTGTCCGGCGTTTCAATCCCGGCCTTTAATGTCACGCTGGCCTTCAGCGAGTCTCTGGCAATCGCGGCTTTTGCGTTTCTCGGATTGCATCAGCCGGCGCTGCCGCTTGGGCGGACGGGCAAAGCCGAGGAGCCCGCCCGGCGTCCGATCCTCTCAGAAGAGCGGCTAAGCAAAACCGCTGGCAAGCTTAGGGCTGCGCTCAACAAGGACAGTCTCTATGCCGACAAGGGTCTGTCGCTTCGCAAGCTCTCAGACGTCACGGGCATCACGAAGAACCACATTTCCGAAACGCTCTCCCAGCAGCTGGGCGTCAATTTCTTTGACTTCGTGAACAGCCGCCGGGCTGAGGAGGCCAAGAGGCTGCTCGCCGAAACCGAGCTCACAATCCTCGAGGTTGGCCTCGAAGTCGGGTTCAATTCGCGCTCGACCTTTAACGCCGCATTCAAAAAGCATGTCGGCTCGCCGCCGAGCGCCTATCGCGAAAGTGCCCGGAATGCGGGGCTACACGCTGCGGCGAAGCCCGAAAAATCTGCCCTGAGAGCGTCCGAATAG
- a CDS encoding nucleotidyltransferase family protein, whose protein sequence is MNPAVIAVLILASGQSRRFGEGNKLLAPFRGQPLGAHVLAATKGFPSRYAVVPTAESPLIDLYTEAGVQIVPNPNPEEGQGASLALGISEIKRGDAKAALIVLADMPFIIPRDLKAVCAAVGAADVVASEREGRLMPPVLFSRAHFEALSRLRGEVGGRDYLRQHKDIRRVPLRDEAAIDIDTEESLHRYDQA, encoded by the coding sequence ATGAACCCGGCGGTGATCGCGGTCCTGATCCTTGCCAGTGGGCAAAGCCGCCGGTTTGGAGAAGGGAACAAGCTGCTCGCGCCTTTCCGGGGGCAACCGCTTGGCGCGCATGTGCTGGCGGCAACGAAGGGCTTCCCAAGCCGCTATGCTGTCGTGCCGACCGCGGAGTCCCCGCTCATCGATCTTTATACGGAAGCAGGCGTTCAGATTGTGCCCAACCCGAACCCTGAAGAGGGACAGGGGGCGTCCTTGGCGCTAGGCATCTCCGAGATTAAGCGAGGGGATGCAAAAGCCGCGCTTATCGTCCTTGCCGATATGCCATTCATTATACCACGTGATCTTAAGGCCGTGTGTGCCGCCGTAGGTGCCGCAGATGTCGTCGCGAGCGAACGGGAAGGCCGCTTGATGCCGCCGGTTCTGTTCAGCCGCGCGCATTTCGAAGCTCTCTCTAGGCTGAGAGGCGAGGTGGGCGGTCGAGACTATCTTCGGCAACACAAAGACATTCGCCGCGTTCCCCTGCGCGATGAAGCCGCAATAGATATTGATACGGAAGAAAGTCTGCATCGATATGATCAGGCGTGA
- a CDS encoding XdhC family protein has translation MRFSPRHYTDSADILGFLLAAAARGEGTALVLITNITGGGIRPPGAMMAIAGDGRVSGYVSNGCVDADVVFQAREAIAEDKPRTLIYGEGSTFRDVSLPCGGRLELLVLPNPDLQVIQAICTRLIKRSAVTLEAGIDGLAIAEAGARAADWDGTRLAVKLKPRLRLRIAGRGTEPLAFARLASVCGYDVHLQSPDEESLGLAKGMGLATDHLMAPDTPPQGRDDPWTAFVLMFHEHEWERALLLEAMAGPAFYIGALGSRRTHERRCAALRETGVMEEHIARIHAPIGLVAKARDAQALAISALAEVTAAWQAVDE, from the coding sequence TTGCGGTTTTCACCCCGGCATTACACCGACTCGGCCGATATTCTCGGCTTTCTCCTTGCGGCAGCGGCACGGGGTGAAGGGACGGCCCTTGTTTTGATCACCAACATCACCGGCGGCGGCATCCGGCCACCTGGCGCGATGATGGCGATTGCAGGCGATGGCCGGGTCTCGGGCTATGTCTCGAATGGCTGCGTTGATGCAGATGTTGTCTTTCAGGCCCGTGAAGCTATTGCCGAGGATAAGCCACGTACCCTGATTTATGGCGAGGGGTCGACCTTCCGCGACGTGAGCCTGCCCTGCGGTGGACGGCTTGAGCTATTGGTCTTGCCCAATCCAGATTTGCAAGTAATCCAGGCGATTTGTACCCGGCTTATAAAGCGATCTGCGGTCACGCTTGAAGCGGGTATTGATGGATTGGCGATCGCTGAAGCGGGTGCTCGCGCTGCGGATTGGGATGGGACACGACTGGCCGTGAAGCTGAAGCCGCGCCTCAGACTGCGCATTGCCGGGCGGGGCACGGAGCCTCTCGCGTTCGCGAGGCTCGCCTCTGTGTGCGGGTATGATGTGCATCTGCAATCGCCGGATGAGGAGAGCCTTGGACTGGCAAAAGGGATGGGCCTTGCGACGGATCATCTGATGGCGCCGGATACTCCGCCGCAGGGCCGCGATGATCCGTGGACAGCCTTTGTGCTTATGTTCCATGAGCATGAGTGGGAGCGGGCCTTGCTGCTCGAGGCGATGGCGGGGCCGGCCTTTTACATCGGCGCGCTGGGCAGCCGTCGGACGCATGAACGACGCTGCGCTGCTCTGCGCGAGACAGGCGTGATGGAGGAGCATATTGCGCGAATCCATGCGCCGATCGGGCTTGTCGCCAAGGCGCGGGACGCTCAGGCGCTCGCGATCTCGGCGCTCGCCGAAGTAACGGCAGCCTGGCAGGCCGTGGACGAATGA